A genomic region of Rhodothermales bacterium contains the following coding sequences:
- a CDS encoding DUF4105 domain-containing protein has translation MIRSILPLLAALLVALPASAQLPDTLTSSGRIYVLTTLPGDQVHSRYGHTAIRVFDRRQGMDVVFNFGTFDFQQSGFIWRFAHGELDYMLDFGSMRRAAQNANLEERTLRQQLLDINREHRDAIYAALLENARPENATYRYDFLFDNCATRPRDVIAEAMGDALKWDSTTVLGQTFRQLLDPYHADAPELDLGTDLVMGAEIDRVATFAEEAFLPLRFEEMLAAASVDDQYGLRPLVLVADTVIWSPRPAFPEKAFPWPLVLGIVVAVGGLWASFRRKSMRIGAGDRWLLAALGVLGLFLLYMGTMTAHQVTESNFNMLWAVPAHIVAAVVLHRLSNRLAAGYLLLSAALAALSLTGGFLLPQPLPEALVPIVIALTTHWARLGFSLRQAD, from the coding sequence ATGATCCGTTCGATTCTCCCCCTCCTCGCTGCCCTGCTGGTCGCGCTGCCGGCCTCGGCACAGCTGCCGGACACACTGACCAGCTCCGGCAGGATCTATGTGCTGACCACCCTGCCCGGTGACCAGGTGCACAGCCGATATGGGCATACCGCCATCCGGGTGTTCGACCGCAGGCAGGGTATGGACGTGGTGTTCAATTTCGGCACGTTTGATTTCCAGCAGTCTGGATTCATATGGCGCTTTGCGCACGGCGAATTGGACTACATGCTGGATTTCGGGTCGATGCGGCGTGCCGCACAGAATGCCAACCTTGAGGAGCGCACGCTGCGTCAACAATTGCTCGACATCAACCGCGAGCACCGCGACGCCATCTATGCGGCCCTGCTGGAGAATGCACGGCCCGAGAACGCCACCTACCGGTACGATTTTCTGTTCGACAACTGCGCAACCAGGCCCCGGGACGTGATTGCCGAGGCCATGGGAGACGCCCTGAAGTGGGATTCCACAACGGTACTGGGCCAGACGTTTCGGCAGCTGCTTGACCCCTATCACGCCGACGCTCCCGAACTGGATCTGGGCACGGACCTCGTGATGGGCGCGGAAATCGATCGCGTGGCGACGTTCGCCGAAGAGGCGTTTCTGCCGCTGCGATTCGAGGAAATGCTGGCCGCCGCCAGTGTCGACGATCAGTACGGCCTGAGGCCCCTGGTGCTTGTCGCGGACACGGTCATCTGGTCACCGCGACCGGCTTTTCCCGAAAAGGCGTTCCCCTGGCCACTTGTGCTCGGCATTGTTGTCGCGGTGGGCGGACTGTGGGCCTCCTTCCGCAGAAAGTCGATGCGGATCGGTGCCGGTGATCGCTGGCTGCTCGCCGCGCTGGGTGTGCTGGGCCTCTTCCTGCTCTACATGGGCACGATGACTGCGCACCAGGTCACCGAGAGCAACTTCAACATGTTGTGGGCCGTGCCGGCGCACATCGTCGCAGCGGTTGTGCTCCATCGCCTCTCGAACAGACTTGCAGCCGGATATCTGCTACTCTCCGCAGCACTTGCTGCGCTATCCCTGACCGGCGGCTTCCTCCTGCCACAGCCGCTGCCTGAAGCCCTGGTTCCGATTGTCATCGCGCTGACGACGCACTGGGCCCGACTCGGCTTCAGCCTCCGGCAGGCAGACTAG
- a CDS encoding P-loop NTPase, whose amino-acid sequence MTQTAPPAENKVLVRHVVQTGLRGKWILVASLLLFIGLAVAYLYWKEPVFRAETTVIIDSDAGGEVMGLPVGAYQDVLVEVEILESLDLAKRVAATMLEDLGAGGIEAPRADWPAVVAASDPVLTQVALAQELQDRIDVEQARREVGVVRIFARSEFPREAQYIANAYAAEYAARNLERAREQATGVRSFLEGQIDSRQADLTEAEEELRDYQEREGAIALDEEVAALTRRMADTQARRDQAAVELQVVQSELASLRRQVEEIEPNLYERVASGVENEIVALQREIAEREALVELRYARNPELRGNEQTVPEFAREIREIEALRTEVSMRARRLVDEVLATGGLDPDMARRLGDGAGLTGALANVSRLRQQIADKTIEASGLRARIRVLDSRIGRDQQEFNRIPRQSVALAGLERARRSQELTYDWLQERYQEARIAEASEFGTVRVLDVAELPDEPVEPRPIYILALATLLGLAVGLTGVFGREVVDERLRQPDELRRLGVPVAGVIPDLKRVSGERRRMRSATAPEVVTITAPQSAAADAFARVAMSVEMGSNGRPVQTVLVTSGTNGDGKSVVASNMAVTMAAAGHRTLLLDLNAWNPSAHRMLGTPAVPGVSNVLYEGRLVRESVHGTDVDGLYVLPLGDIDVSNGHFLASPDLRAMVGYLRKSFSRIVIDAGPLLTAGRTVALSHLADAVLVVLRAGETQQADLREAMDLLDQARAGNTYAVLNGFNARQAYGYFNDRSYYGRFGSGREKRLGPAAGRAVMRSRPAPFRPVFQNGNGGAHAAPQPGAPAQAGIYRPA is encoded by the coding sequence GTGACTCAGACTGCTCCTCCGGCCGAGAACAAGGTCCTGGTCCGTCATGTGGTCCAGACCGGACTGCGTGGCAAGTGGATCCTTGTCGCCAGCCTGCTGCTCTTCATTGGGCTCGCGGTGGCCTACCTGTACTGGAAAGAGCCCGTCTTTCGGGCCGAGACCACCGTGATCATCGACAGCGATGCGGGTGGCGAGGTAATGGGTCTGCCGGTCGGTGCCTACCAGGACGTGCTCGTGGAGGTCGAAATCCTCGAGTCCCTGGACCTGGCCAAGCGGGTGGCTGCCACGATGCTCGAGGACCTGGGTGCCGGTGGCATCGAGGCACCGCGTGCCGATTGGCCCGCCGTAGTTGCGGCTTCGGATCCGGTTTTGACGCAGGTGGCGCTGGCCCAGGAACTGCAGGATCGCATTGATGTCGAGCAGGCCCGGAGGGAGGTCGGAGTGGTGCGCATTTTCGCCCGCAGCGAGTTTCCCAGGGAGGCACAGTATATCGCCAACGCGTACGCTGCCGAGTATGCCGCGCGCAACCTGGAGAGGGCGCGCGAACAGGCAACCGGCGTGCGCTCGTTCCTGGAAGGACAGATCGACTCCCGGCAGGCCGACCTGACCGAGGCCGAGGAGGAATTGCGGGACTATCAGGAGCGCGAAGGGGCCATCGCCCTGGACGAAGAGGTCGCCGCACTGACTCGCCGCATGGCCGACACCCAGGCCCGACGCGATCAGGCCGCCGTGGAGCTGCAGGTCGTGCAGTCAGAGTTGGCTTCGCTGCGCAGGCAGGTCGAAGAGATCGAGCCGAACCTGTACGAGCGTGTTGCCTCCGGTGTGGAGAACGAGATTGTGGCGCTGCAACGGGAGATCGCCGAGCGCGAAGCGCTGGTTGAACTGCGCTATGCCCGGAATCCCGAACTGCGTGGCAATGAGCAGACGGTGCCCGAATTCGCCCGCGAAATCCGCGAGATTGAGGCCCTTCGGACCGAGGTGTCCATGCGGGCGCGTCGTCTGGTCGATGAGGTGCTCGCCACCGGCGGCCTGGATCCCGACATGGCCAGGCGTCTTGGAGATGGAGCGGGTCTGACCGGAGCGCTGGCCAACGTCAGTCGGCTCCGCCAGCAGATCGCCGACAAGACGATCGAGGCCTCCGGGCTGCGGGCTCGCATCCGCGTGCTCGACTCGAGAATTGGCCGGGATCAGCAGGAATTCAATCGTATTCCCCGACAGTCTGTGGCGCTGGCCGGTCTGGAGAGGGCTCGCCGCTCGCAGGAGCTGACGTATGACTGGCTGCAGGAACGCTACCAGGAGGCGCGTATCGCAGAGGCCTCGGAGTTCGGCACTGTGCGTGTGCTTGACGTGGCGGAGTTGCCGGACGAGCCGGTCGAGCCTCGGCCGATCTACATCCTCGCGCTTGCTACCCTGCTGGGGCTCGCCGTGGGCCTGACCGGTGTATTTGGCCGGGAGGTCGTGGACGAGCGTCTGCGCCAGCCCGACGAGTTGCGCCGCCTGGGCGTGCCGGTAGCCGGCGTGATACCGGACCTGAAGCGGGTTTCCGGCGAGCGTCGGCGTATGCGATCGGCGACCGCACCCGAGGTGGTAACCATTACGGCTCCCCAGTCGGCCGCCGCCGACGCCTTTGCCCGCGTCGCCATGAGCGTCGAGATGGGTTCCAATGGTCGTCCCGTGCAAACGGTGCTGGTGACTTCCGGGACGAACGGAGACGGCAAGTCGGTGGTAGCCTCGAACATGGCGGTCACCATGGCGGCCGCCGGGCACCGCACGCTCCTGCTGGACCTGAATGCGTGGAACCCTTCGGCGCATCGCATGCTGGGCACTCCCGCCGTACCGGGCGTCTCGAACGTGCTGTATGAAGGGCGACTGGTTCGGGAAAGCGTGCACGGCACCGATGTCGATGGACTGTACGTGCTGCCGCTGGGAGACATTGACGTGTCCAACGGACATTTTCTGGCTTCGCCGGATCTGCGTGCGATGGTCGGCTACCTGCGCAAGAGCTTCTCACGCATTGTGATTGACGCGGGACCGCTGCTCACAGCCGGTCGGACCGTCGCACTGTCTCATCTGGCCGATGCCGTTCTGGTCGTGCTTCGGGCCGGTGAGACCCAGCAGGCTGACCTGCGCGAGGCCATGGATCTGCTGGATCAGGCCCGGGCAGGGAACACGTATGCCGTGCTCAACGGCTTCAACGCCCGCCAGGCGTACGGATATTTCAACGATCGCAGCTACTACGGCCGATTCGGCAGCGGTCGCGAGAAGCGCCTTGGTCCTGCGGCCGGACGCGCGGTGATGCGGTCCCGACCTGCGCCTTTCCGGCCGGTGTTTCAGAACGGCAACGGTGGCGCGCATGCCGCGCCGCAGCCAGGTGCCCCGGCCCAGGCCGGCATCTACCGGCCGGCCTGA